A genomic region of Vitreoscilla filiformis contains the following coding sequences:
- the hisB gene encoding imidazoleglycerol-phosphate dehydratase HisB, translated as MRTAQVSRQTQETQITVRLNLDGTGQSKLNTGIGFFDHMLDQIARHGLIDLEIDAKGDLHIDGHHTVEDVGITLGQAVAQAVGDKKGITRYGHSYVPLDEALSRVVVDFSGRPGLSMDVKFTAGMIGALDTQLVFEFFQGFVNHALVSLHIDNLKGHNAHHQCETIFKAFGRAIRMALTPDPRSAGVIPSTKGTL; from the coding sequence ATGCGCACCGCCCAGGTTTCCCGCCAAACGCAAGAAACGCAGATCACCGTCCGCCTCAATCTGGACGGCACGGGTCAATCCAAACTCAACACCGGCATTGGTTTTTTTGATCACATGCTGGATCAAATCGCCCGCCACGGCCTGATCGATCTGGAGATCGACGCCAAAGGGGATTTGCACATTGACGGCCACCACACCGTCGAAGACGTGGGCATCACCCTCGGCCAAGCCGTGGCCCAAGCGGTGGGCGACAAGAAGGGCATCACCCGCTACGGCCACAGTTATGTGCCGCTGGACGAAGCACTCTCCCGCGTGGTGGTGGACTTTTCTGGCCGCCCCGGCCTGTCGATGGACGTGAAGTTCACCGCCGGCATGATCGGCGCGCTGGATACGCAACTGGTGTTCGAGTTCTTCCAGGGTTTTGTGAACCATGCGCTGGTGAGCCTGCACATCGACAACCTGAAGGGCCACAACGCCCATCATCAGTGCGAAACCATCTTCAAGGCGTTTGGCCGGGCCATCCGCATGGCGCTGACGCCCGACCCGCGCTCGGCGGGTGTGATTCCCTCCACCAAAGGAACCCTCTGA
- the hisC gene encoding histidinol-phosphate transaminase, with product MSRYWSDIVSQLTPYVPGEQPKIDGLIKLNTNECPYGPSEKVLAAINGHNTEALRLYSDPQALALKEAIADYHGLSVAQVFVGNGSDEVLAHAFMGLLKHDAPLLFPDISYSFYPVYAQLYGIQTRPVALAEDFSLRVDDLLAVGKNGGIIFPNPNAPTGIALPLTEVERLLQANPDSVVVVDEAYVDFGADTAATLINRYPQLLVVRTLSKSRALAGLRVGYALGHPDLIEALTRVKDSFNSYPLDRLAIAGGVAAMQDLEWFESTRQRIITTRERLVAALEARGAQVLPSAANFVFAQFPGRDGAALAAGLREQRVLVRHFRRPERIAPFLRITIGTEAQTDALLAALDVVLAAAPAA from the coding sequence ATGAGCCGCTATTGGAGTGACATCGTCAGCCAACTGACGCCCTACGTGCCCGGCGAACAGCCCAAGATCGACGGGCTCATCAAGCTCAACACCAACGAGTGCCCCTACGGCCCGAGCGAGAAGGTGTTGGCCGCCATCAACGGCCACAACACCGAAGCCCTGCGCCTGTACTCCGACCCGCAAGCGCTGGCGCTGAAAGAAGCCATCGCCGACTACCACGGCCTGAGCGTGGCCCAGGTCTTCGTCGGCAATGGTTCGGACGAGGTGCTGGCCCACGCCTTCATGGGCCTGTTGAAGCACGACGCGCCGCTGCTCTTCCCCGATATCTCTTACAGCTTCTACCCGGTTTACGCCCAGCTCTACGGCATCCAAACCCGCCCGGTGGCGCTGGCCGAGGATTTCAGCCTGCGCGTCGATGACCTGCTGGCCGTCGGGAAAAACGGCGGCATCATCTTCCCGAACCCGAACGCGCCCACGGGCATCGCCCTGCCGCTGACCGAGGTGGAGCGCCTGCTGCAAGCCAACCCCGATTCGGTGGTGGTGGTGGACGAGGCTTACGTGGATTTCGGCGCCGACACCGCCGCCACGCTCATCAACCGCTACCCGCAATTGCTGGTGGTGCGCACGCTTTCCAAATCGCGTGCGCTCGCCGGTTTGCGCGTGGGTTACGCCCTGGGCCACCCCGATTTGATCGAAGCCCTCACCCGCGTGAAGGACAGCTTCAACTCCTACCCGCTGGATCGCCTGGCCATCGCTGGCGGCGTGGCGGCCATGCAAGATCTGGAATGGTTTGAAAGCACGCGCCAGCGCATCATCACCACCCGCGAGCGGCTGGTCGCGGCGCTGGAAGCACGCGGCGCGCAAGTGCTGCCCTCGGCGGCGAACTTCGTCTTCGCGCAGTTCCCAGGGCGCGACGGCGCCGCCCTGGCTGCGGGCCTGCGCGAACAGCGTGTGCTGGTGCGACACTTCCGTCGGCCCGAGCGCATCGCGCCCTTCCTGCGCATCACCATCGGCACCGAAGCGCAAACCGATGCGCTGCTGGCCGCACTCGACGTGGTGCTGGCCGCCGCGCCGGCTGCCTAA
- a CDS encoding PIN domain-containing protein, translating into MSLAVAPAAPFVFVDTSVLLRSEDGADPAAQARAIDWLAVLWQRRLGRTATSVLTDFYQHATQHLRPAMPAGDARAEVRRYQHWRPWQTDHATVEAAWSVESRFGLRFADALVVAAAQQQGCGWLLSEHLPHGQTVDGVRLLHPQHAAPSILDTAI; encoded by the coding sequence ATGAGCTTGGCCGTGGCCCCTGCGGCTCCTTTCGTGTTCGTCGATACCTCCGTCCTGCTGCGCAGCGAGGACGGCGCCGACCCCGCCGCGCAAGCCCGCGCCATCGACTGGCTGGCCGTGCTGTGGCAGCGCCGCTTGGGCCGCACCGCCACCTCGGTGCTGACGGACTTCTACCAACACGCCACCCAACACCTGCGCCCCGCCATGCCCGCCGGGGACGCCCGCGCCGAAGTGCGTCGCTACCAGCATTGGCGCCCGTGGCAAACCGATCACGCCACCGTCGAAGCCGCGTGGTCGGTGGAAAGCCGCTTTGGCCTGCGGTTTGCGGACGCCTTGGTGGTCGCCGCCGCGCAGCAGCAGGGCTGTGGCTGGCTGCTGTCCGAGCACCTGCCGCATGGGCAAACGGTGGACGGCGTGCGGCTGCTGCACCCGCAACACGCCGCCCCCAGCATCCTCGACACCGCGATCTGA
- a CDS encoding CopG family transcriptional regulator, giving the protein MKNVTVTMEDSVAEWVRLEAARRNTSVSRLVGEMLAEKMRHDDAYERAMQDWLSRERTWQTDGQSYPSRSESAT; this is encoded by the coding sequence ATGAAAAACGTCACCGTCACCATGGAAGACAGCGTCGCCGAATGGGTGCGGCTGGAGGCGGCGCGGCGCAACACCAGCGTCTCGCGCCTGGTCGGTGAAATGCTGGCCGAAAAGATGCGCCACGACGACGCTTACGAACGCGCCATGCAAGACTGGCTGAGCCGCGAACGCACCTGGCAAACCGACGGCCAGTCCTACCCCAGCCGCAGCGAGAGCGCCACATGA
- a CDS encoding antitoxin, translated as MNQVLSNPTLPSRVFMNGNSQAVRIPQEFRLDAQRVEITRTPSGDLLIHPIAQPEDRGMALLRALSAFDDDLIEAIEASHRESNTEMQDRDVI; from the coding sequence ATGAACCAAGTCCTCAGCAACCCAACTTTGCCGAGCCGGGTCTTCATGAACGGCAACAGCCAGGCAGTGCGCATTCCGCAGGAATTCCGGTTAGACGCACAGCGAGTTGAGATCACCCGTACACCGTCGGGTGACTTGCTCATTCATCCCATTGCACAACCGGAAGATCGCGGCATGGCGCTGCTGCGGGCGCTATCAGCGTTTGATGATGATCTGATTGAGGCTATTGAGGCCAGTCACCGAGAGTCCAACACTGAGATGCAAGATCGCGACGTCATTTAG
- a CDS encoding type II toxin-antitoxin system VapC family toxin — translation MRYMLDTNILIYLMKNKPARVAERVSRLAPTDSLRMSFITWAELLKSVSGSSRPPEETRARLMGLARVVPVLNTVQPSIAEHYATQFLRLKLAGTPIGGNDLWIACHALSEDCTLVTNNLREFSRIDGLALENWAEEL, via the coding sequence ATGCGCTACATGCTGGACACCAACATCCTCATTTATCTGATGAAGAACAAACCCGCCAGAGTGGCTGAGCGGGTCAGCAGGCTGGCGCCAACGGACAGCCTGCGCATGTCGTTCATCACCTGGGCTGAGTTGCTCAAGAGCGTGTCTGGAAGCAGTCGCCCGCCTGAAGAAACGCGCGCTCGTCTGATGGGTTTAGCCCGGGTGGTGCCCGTACTGAATACGGTGCAGCCCAGCATCGCCGAGCATTACGCAACCCAGTTCCTCCGGCTCAAGTTAGCCGGAACGCCCATTGGCGGGAATGATTTGTGGATCGCCTGCCACGCCCTGAGCGAGGACTGCACCCTCGTCACCAACAACCTGCGCGAGTTCTCACGAATTGACGGCTTGGCGCTTGAGAACTGGGCGGAGGAACTGTGA
- a CDS encoding pentapeptide repeat-containing protein has protein sequence MKLRPPQLTPFWDRLADDISPRNLARLKSLAALMGDAAQTTVAIVLAEVFASDNSAPESQNKAFTRLREEFNEQAQARGLTVRLEITGAKSLGGERLVWFEGEAPLHITHTTEELARVDNRLITDNQGVPLNPEPKVHLIECAPDGRPVVRWFFSYAHADAKALSLFKRLQTALGNSPKYQFKPWSDQHILVGEQWDAQIHAALQHSHLGVLVLSQNFLGSRYITAQELPVFVAGKHPLALGKRAIPVALEPIDFEHTDLKGLQAQQIFRDEDLKSFTERSGSKLTQWVNRLVAQIHKVLERHASVGAVVAPAPEESPRLPAAKAMQTLKWPTCHMLSGDLSGIEGRELDNHGRVTSMDKLAQLGGDHTTAHDNTQGEDALNYLLDWASDPQAPGLFALLAEYGMGKTITCQRLIRKVEKRREAEPTAPWPQPLYFDLRKLTGLRKREGEVPTLEQIVGECIQRGWQVAGADAGAAPSASELVARSREHAQLWVFDGLDEALVHLSEVDGQAFTRELLRLQARPGSLWHPGTKLLISCRTHFFRSLQAQNNHFTGQERDTTPASDYRALLLLPLNEEQIRTYIGHALPGLDADATLAMVKAVHNLSELASRPYTLKLVTEFIPQIERWRAEGRPVYGVTLYRQMVQSWMHRDSGKHHLKPEHKERLMTHLAAWMWQRGQRLIPGTELETWFLRWLKSDDDLWLRYSDVNKDKLEEDLRTATFLVREDEGSETEEGAPSTGGFRFAHSSMQEYFLAVHLFQAVRRNERKAWALPLVSVETRRFLGQCLQEAAPREQAQWVQQLSTWKAPYLALASEQWLRYALEAVREGWPAPSLVGADLRGANLHGWRFEGRQVPGAQPQVLNLSQADLSGCELRETVWADVRMEGVQLAGAALDRSEWQRVNAPGANLRGATLHGVRWRHVNLSGVDGAEVQGEQAWALRSVVPQGIVGWAGTSANECEPPLEVKAPWFVQGGHSGPVNACAFSPNGLRVVSASLDNTLRLWDCASGSCLATWAGHQGWVNACAFSPDGLRVVSASWDNTLRLWDCASGSCLATWSGHTFPVNACAFSPDGLRVVSASWDKTLRLWDCASGSCLATWSGHQSSVNACTFSPDGLRIVSASNDKTLRLWDCALGSCLATWSGHQSSVNACAFSPDGLRVVSASLDNTLRLWDCASGACLATWSGHQGRVSACAFSPDGLRVISSSWDKTLRLWDCASGACLATWSGHQSSVNACAFSPDGLRVVSASLDNTLRLWDCASGSCLATWSGHEEWGNACAFSPDGLRVVSASEDNTLRLWDCASGSCLATWSGHQSSVNACAFSPDGLRIVSASNDKTLRLWDCALGSCLATWSGHQSSVNACAFSPDGLRVVSASWDKTLRLWDCASGSCLATWSGHQSSVNACAFSPDGRHVVSASYDDTLRLWDCASGACLAIWSGHRGRVNACTFSPDGLRVVSASWDKTLRLWDCASGSCLATWSGHQSSVNACTFSPDGLRVVSASDDGTLRLWDCASGSCLATWFGHEGGVNACAFSPDGEHVISTGLDGTLRLWRVADGTQERIHQLGRNRSHAVWEPPTNRLIEASEGAWRWLGVQERDAQGRILGVSPAEARVPGGFPYRAPSA, from the coding sequence GTGAAACTGCGCCCGCCCCAACTCACCCCGTTCTGGGATCGCCTGGCCGATGACATCAGCCCGCGCAACCTCGCTCGCCTGAAAAGCTTGGCCGCCTTGATGGGCGATGCGGCCCAAACTACCGTGGCCATCGTGCTGGCCGAGGTGTTCGCTTCGGACAACAGCGCGCCCGAGAGCCAGAACAAAGCCTTCACCCGGCTGCGGGAGGAGTTCAACGAGCAGGCGCAGGCGCGAGGGCTGACGGTGCGCTTGGAGATCACCGGGGCCAAATCGCTGGGTGGAGAACGGCTGGTGTGGTTTGAGGGTGAAGCGCCGCTGCACATTACTCACACCACGGAAGAGCTGGCGCGCGTTGACAACCGGCTCATCACCGACAACCAAGGCGTGCCCCTGAACCCCGAACCCAAGGTGCACCTGATCGAGTGCGCGCCCGACGGTCGCCCGGTGGTGCGCTGGTTCTTCAGTTACGCCCATGCCGACGCGAAAGCGCTGAGCCTGTTCAAGCGGCTGCAAACCGCGCTGGGCAACTCGCCCAAATACCAATTCAAGCCGTGGAGTGACCAGCACATCTTGGTGGGTGAACAGTGGGATGCGCAGATTCACGCCGCCTTGCAGCACAGCCACCTGGGGGTGCTGGTGTTGAGCCAGAACTTTCTGGGCAGCCGCTACATCACCGCCCAAGAGCTGCCGGTGTTTGTGGCCGGGAAGCACCCGCTGGCCTTGGGCAAGCGAGCGATTCCGGTAGCGCTGGAGCCCATCGACTTTGAGCACACCGACTTGAAGGGCTTGCAGGCGCAGCAGATCTTCCGCGATGAAGACCTCAAGAGTTTTACCGAGCGCAGCGGCTCCAAGCTGACCCAATGGGTGAACCGCCTGGTGGCACAAATTCACAAGGTGCTGGAGCGTCACGCCAGCGTGGGCGCTGTGGTGGCGCCTGCCCCTGAAGAATCGCCGCGCCTACCAGCGGCCAAGGCCATGCAGACGCTGAAGTGGCCGACGTGCCACATGCTCAGCGGCGATCTGAGTGGCATTGAAGGCCGGGAGCTGGACAACCACGGCCGCGTCACCTCGATGGACAAGCTGGCGCAACTGGGCGGCGACCACACGACCGCGCACGACAACACCCAAGGCGAAGACGCCCTGAACTACCTGCTGGATTGGGCCAGCGACCCCCAAGCCCCCGGCCTATTCGCCCTGCTGGCCGAGTACGGCATGGGCAAAACCATCACCTGCCAGCGTTTGATCCGCAAAGTGGAAAAGCGGCGCGAAGCCGAACCCACCGCCCCTTGGCCGCAGCCGCTGTACTTTGACCTGCGCAAGCTCACCGGCTTGCGCAAGCGAGAAGGTGAGGTGCCGACGCTGGAGCAGATCGTGGGCGAGTGCATCCAGCGCGGCTGGCAGGTGGCCGGCGCGGACGCTGGCGCCGCACCCAGCGCCAGCGAGCTGGTCGCCCGCAGCCGCGAGCACGCCCAGCTCTGGGTGTTTGACGGGCTGGACGAAGCCCTGGTGCACCTGAGTGAAGTGGACGGCCAAGCCTTCACCCGCGAGCTGCTGCGCCTGCAAGCCCGCCCCGGCTCACTCTGGCACCCCGGCACCAAACTGCTGATCTCCTGCCGCACGCATTTCTTCCGCAGCTTGCAGGCGCAAAACAACCACTTCACCGGCCAGGAGCGGGACACCACCCCGGCCAGCGATTACCGCGCCTTGCTGCTGCTGCCGCTGAACGAAGAGCAGATCCGCACCTACATCGGCCATGCGCTGCCGGGGCTGGATGCCGACGCCACGTTGGCGATGGTGAAAGCCGTTCACAACCTGAGCGAGCTGGCCAGCCGGCCGTACACGCTCAAGCTCGTCACCGAGTTCATTCCGCAGATTGAACGCTGGCGGGCCGAAGGGCGGCCGGTGTACGGCGTGACGCTTTACCGCCAAATGGTGCAAAGCTGGATGCACCGTGACAGCGGCAAGCATCACCTGAAACCCGAGCACAAAGAGCGGCTGATGACGCATCTGGCGGCCTGGATGTGGCAACGCGGGCAGCGGCTCATCCCAGGAACCGAGCTAGAAACTTGGTTTCTCCGCTGGTTGAAGAGTGATGACGACTTGTGGCTTCGTTACAGCGACGTGAACAAAGACAAGCTGGAGGAAGACCTGCGCACCGCCACTTTCTTGGTGCGGGAGGATGAAGGCAGCGAAACGGAAGAAGGCGCACCCAGCACCGGCGGCTTCCGGTTTGCGCACAGCTCAATGCAGGAATACTTTTTGGCGGTGCATTTGTTCCAGGCTGTGCGGCGCAACGAGCGCAAAGCCTGGGCCTTGCCGCTGGTGAGTGTGGAAACGCGGCGTTTTCTGGGCCAGTGTTTGCAGGAAGCGGCGCCGCGTGAGCAGGCGCAGTGGGTGCAGCAGCTCTCAACCTGGAAGGCACCTTATCTGGCTTTGGCCAGTGAGCAATGGCTGCGCTACGCGCTGGAGGCGGTGCGTGAAGGCTGGCCCGCACCCAGTCTGGTGGGTGCCGATCTGCGGGGAGCGAACTTGCATGGCTGGCGCTTTGAAGGGCGCCAAGTGCCGGGTGCCCAGCCGCAAGTGCTGAACTTGAGCCAAGCGGATTTGAGCGGCTGTGAGCTGCGGGAAACCGTGTGGGCGGATGTGCGCATGGAAGGCGTGCAACTGGCCGGGGCGGCGCTGGATCGCAGCGAGTGGCAGCGGGTGAACGCGCCGGGGGCGAACTTGCGCGGCGCCACGCTGCATGGGGTGCGCTGGCGGCACGTCAATTTGAGTGGGGTGGATGGGGCGGAAGTGCAAGGCGAACAAGCTTGGGCGCTGCGCTCGGTGGTGCCGCAGGGGATAGTTGGCTGGGCGGGCACTTCAGCCAACGAATGTGAACCGCCGCTTGAAGTGAAAGCGCCTTGGTTTGTGCAGGGTGGGCACTCAGGCCCTGTCAACGCCTGCGCCTTTTCCCCGAATGGGCTGCGCGTCGTCTCCGCAAGCTTGGACAACACCTTGCGCCTGTGGGACTGCGCTTCGGGCTCCTGCCTGGCCACCTGGGCTGGCCATCAAGGCTGGGTCAACGCCTGCGCCTTTTCCCCGGATGGGCTGCGCGTCGTCTCCGCAAGCTGGGATAACACCCTGCGCCTGTGGGACTGCGCTTCGGGCTCCTGCCTGGCCACTTGGTCTGGCCATACATTTCCTGTCAACGCCTGCGCCTTTTCCCCGGATGGGCTGCGCGTCGTCTCCGCAAGCTGGGACAAAACCTTGCGCCTTTGGGACTGCGCTTCGGGCTCCTGCCTGGCCACTTGGTCTGGCCATCAAAGCTCCGTCAACGCCTGCACCTTTTCCCCGGATGGGCTGCGCATCGTCTCAGCAAGCAACGACAAAACCTTGCGCCTTTGGGACTGCGCTTTGGGCTCCTGCCTGGCCACTTGGTCTGGCCATCAAAGCTCCGTCAACGCCTGCGCCTTTTCCCCGGATGGGCTGCGCGTCGTCTCCGCAAGCTTGGACAACACCTTGCGCCTTTGGGACTGCGCTTCGGGCGCCTGCCTCGCCACTTGGTCTGGCCATCAAGGCAGGGTCAGCGCCTGCGCCTTTTCCCCGGATGGGCTGCGCGTCATCTCCTCAAGCTGGGACAAAACCTTGCGCCTTTGGGACTGCGCTTCGGGCGCCTGCCTCGCCACTTGGTCTGGCCATCAAAGCTCCGTCAACGCCTGCGCCTTTTCCCCGGATGGGCTGCGCGTCGTCTCCGCAAGCTTGGACAACACCTTGCGCCTTTGGGACTGCGCTTCGGGCTCCTGCCTCGCCACTTGGTCTGGCCATGAAGAATGGGGCAATGCCTGCGCCTTTTCCCCGGATGGGCTGCGCGTCGTCTCCGCAAGCGAGGACAACACCTTGCGCCTTTGGGACTGCGCTTCGGGCTCCTGCCTGGCCACTTGGTCTGGCCATCAAAGCTCCGTCAACGCCTGCGCCTTTTCCCCGGATGGGCTGCGCATCGTCTCAGCAAGCAACGACAAAACCTTGCGCCTTTGGGACTGCGCTTTGGGCTCCTGCCTGGCCACTTGGTCTGGCCATCAAAGCTCCGTCAACGCCTGCGCCTTTTCCCCGGATGGGCTGCGCGTCGTCTCCGCAAGCTGGGACAAAACCTTGCGCCTTTGGGACTGCGCTTCGGGCTCCTGCCTCGCCACTTGGTCTGGCCATCAAAGCTCCGTCAACGCCTGCGCCTTTTCCCCGGATGGGCGGCACGTCGTTTCCGCAAGCTATGACGACACCTTGCGTCTTTGGGACTGCGCTTCAGGCGCCTGCTTGGCCATTTGGTCTGGTCATCGAGGCAGGGTCAACGCCTGCACCTTTTCCCCGGATGGGCTGCGCGTCGTCTCCGCAAGCTGGGACAAAACCTTGCGCCTTTGGGACTGCGCTTCGGGCTCCTGCCTGGCCACTTGGTCTGGCCATCAAAGCTCCGTCAACGCCTGCACCTTTTCCCCGGATGGGCTGCGCGTCGTCTCCGCAAGCGATGACGGCACCTTGCGCCTTTGGGACTGCGCTTCGGGCTCCTGCCTCGCCACCTGGTTTGGCCATGAAGGCGGCGTCAACGCCTGCGCCTTTTCACCGGATGGTGAACATGTCATCTCTACCGGCTTGGACGGCACCCTGCGCCTATGGCGCGTGGCAGACGGCACCCAAGAGCGCATCCACCAACTCGGCCGGAACCGCAGCCACGCCGTCTGGGAGCCCCCCACCAACCGCCTGATCGAAGCCAGCGAAGGCGCCTGGCGCTGGCTGGGCGTGCAGGAGCGGGATGCGCAAGGCCGCATCCTGGGCGTCAGCCCCGCCGAAGCACGGGTGCCCGGCGGCTTCCCCTACCGTGCCCCATCCGCCTGA
- a CDS encoding GNAT family N-acetyltransferase: protein MERVLKTSRLCLRAPLGADAPWVFERWAGQPERLAFLDWAPHRDVTQTRQWLEWDQACWFKKTGFSWLLLPEGEAHPVGQVQLLPQRPDGRSLQHLRLGYVLARGWQGRGLMREAVQAVVAHALAQPGVWRVDALCAVDNPSSQRLLAAAGLQCEGCLACVLAQPNRQVAPVDAWLYAAWCQADGAR from the coding sequence ATGGAGCGTGTTCTCAAAACTTCCCGGTTGTGTTTGCGCGCCCCGCTTGGGGCGGATGCGCCGTGGGTTTTCGAGCGCTGGGCGGGTCAGCCGGAGCGCTTGGCATTCCTCGATTGGGCACCCCACCGCGACGTGACGCAGACGCGCCAATGGCTCGAATGGGATCAGGCGTGCTGGTTCAAGAAGACGGGGTTTTCTTGGCTGCTGCTGCCTGAAGGGGAAGCGCATCCGGTGGGGCAAGTGCAGTTGTTGCCGCAACGGCCGGATGGGCGCTCGCTTCAGCATCTGCGCCTGGGTTATGTGCTGGCGCGAGGCTGGCAAGGCCGGGGCTTGATGCGCGAGGCCGTGCAAGCGGTGGTGGCGCATGCGCTGGCGCAGCCGGGCGTGTGGCGCGTGGACGCGCTGTGCGCGGTGGACAACCCCAGCTCGCAGCGCCTGTTGGCCGCCGCCGGGTTGCAGTGTGAGGGGTGTTTGGCGTGTGTGCTGGCGCAGCCGAATCGGCAAGTGGCGCCGGTGGATGCGTGGTTGTATGCGGCGTGGTGTCAGGCGGATGGGGCACGGTAG
- a CDS encoding ProQ/FINO family protein, with amino-acid sequence MSSSPQPIADTPAPTTTETAEVIAPAAEEATAAPQAAPEPVAEAAPVVPGLSPADCARELKQLFPALFDGAPKPLKLRIQADIQTRTQNRFSKKLLSVVLSRHTGATGYLVALTKATHRFDLDGQPVDTVTDEHRQVAQAELDRRRAITAERRAAERAAQKPAGAPGEGAAEAVEARPPRGERPARGNRPAGAERSERGPRGPRRPEGASASGAARGERRGPRDGQQRPARGERPARPAGAPEAASAPLTPEQQAERAARQAARNAEREARKAAAPAAAGTEDTPERRQRATLLRDFERTTLTAANFCALKGLSLASLEEQLAMARKESGDGGGARGAAPARRR; translated from the coding sequence ATGTCTTCCTCCCCCCAGCCGATCGCCGACACTCCGGCCCCGACGACGACCGAGACCGCCGAGGTCATCGCCCCAGCCGCCGAGGAGGCGACTGCTGCCCCCCAGGCCGCCCCAGAACCGGTGGCGGAAGCGGCGCCGGTGGTGCCGGGCCTGTCGCCAGCCGATTGCGCACGCGAACTCAAGCAACTGTTTCCCGCGCTGTTTGACGGGGCTCCCAAGCCCCTCAAGCTGCGCATTCAAGCCGACATCCAAACGCGCACGCAAAACCGCTTCAGCAAAAAACTGCTGTCGGTGGTGCTGAGTCGCCACACCGGTGCCACGGGCTACCTGGTGGCGTTGACCAAGGCCACGCACCGTTTCGATCTGGACGGCCAGCCGGTGGACACGGTCACCGATGAACATCGCCAAGTCGCTCAGGCCGAGTTGGATCGGCGCCGCGCCATCACGGCTGAACGTCGTGCGGCGGAGCGGGCTGCGCAAAAGCCGGCGGGTGCGCCGGGCGAAGGGGCTGCCGAAGCCGTAGAGGCCCGTCCGCCGCGTGGCGAGCGTCCAGCCCGTGGGAACCGTCCCGCAGGGGCCGAGCGTTCAGAGCGGGGCCCGCGTGGGCCGCGTCGCCCGGAAGGAGCATCGGCTAGCGGTGCGGCGCGTGGTGAACGTCGGGGGCCGCGTGATGGCCAACAACGTCCGGCACGGGGTGAGCGTCCAGCTCGCCCGGCTGGCGCACCCGAGGCCGCTTCGGCCCCGTTGACGCCCGAACAACAAGCCGAACGCGCCGCTCGTCAAGCCGCACGCAACGCCGAGCGCGAAGCTCGCAAGGCTGCCGCCCCAGCGGCGGCGGGTACGGAGGACACGCCCGAACGTCGCCAACGCGCCACGCTGCTGCGCGACTTTGAACGCACCACGCTGACGGCGGCGAACTTCTGCGCGCTCAAGGGCTTGAGCCTGGCGTCGCTGGAAGAGCAACTTGCCATGGCTCGCAAAGAGTCGGGTGATGGGGGCGGCGCACGCGGTGCGGCGCCGGCTCGCCGCCGCTGA
- a CDS encoding TOBE domain-containing protein codes for MATPFPSPAPVAGPAGPSLTGHLSLQTPLGGVLTDQRVRLLEAIDRVGSLNRAAKEVPLSYKAAWDALDRMNTLAPEPLVLRSVGGAGGGGTRLTDYARQLIHLYRAMQSSQQDVLNRLPTLDAVPGDADAAQLRTLIRRMTMKTSARNQFAGTVVALTDRQGLVDVVLALGPQDRITATITPEAALDMGLCLGDELFALVKAPGVSVSRQAPAEQQGLNVLSGRLAGLRATQRHVGCSVVRPSGLRIQAVMTDEWAAECHPEQAVWAVFPSDSVVLVSFQ; via the coding sequence ATGGCAACCCCTTTTCCCTCTCCGGCGCCCGTCGCTGGGCCTGCGGGCCCGAGCTTGACGGGGCATTTGTCGCTGCAAACCCCGCTGGGGGGTGTGCTCACCGATCAGCGGGTGCGGTTGTTGGAGGCGATTGACCGGGTGGGGTCGCTCAATCGGGCGGCCAAGGAGGTGCCGCTGTCCTACAAAGCGGCGTGGGATGCGCTGGATCGCATGAACACGCTGGCGCCCGAGCCGCTGGTGTTGCGCAGCGTGGGCGGTGCTGGCGGTGGGGGCACGCGGTTGACCGACTACGCACGCCAGCTCATCCATTTGTACCGAGCCATGCAAAGCTCACAACAAGATGTGCTGAACCGGTTGCCCACGCTGGACGCTGTGCCGGGGGACGCCGATGCCGCCCAACTGCGCACCCTGATCCGGCGCATGACGATGAAAACCAGCGCGCGCAACCAGTTTGCTGGCACGGTCGTGGCGCTGACCGACCGGCAAGGGCTGGTGGACGTGGTGCTGGCGCTGGGGCCGCAGGATCGCATCACCGCCACCATCACACCGGAAGCCGCACTCGACATGGGTTTGTGCCTGGGCGATGAGCTGTTCGCCCTTGTCAAAGCGCCGGGGGTGAGTGTGAGCCGGCAGGCCCCAGCCGAACAACAGGGTCTGAACGTGTTGAGCGGGCGATTGGCCGGACTGCGGGCGACGCAGCGCCACGTCGGATGCAGCGTGGTGCGGCCCAGCGGCTTGCGCATTCAAGCTGTGATGACGGACGAATGGGCCGCCGAATGTCACCCTGAACAGGCGGTGTGGGCGGTGTTTCCGAGCGACAGTGTCGTGCTTGTGAGTTTTCAGTGA